The region CGCTGCATACGGCCAACGCCAGCGTGCGAAATGCGGATATGACGTGGGGCGAGAGCCTGCTGTATATCTTAATCAACCCCAACATCGCCGCCATCCTGCTGTTCATCGCCGTCAACGGGCTGCTGATCGAGTGGCAGTCGCCGGGCATCGGCTTCGGCGGCATCGCCGGGGCGATCGCGTTTATCCTGTTCCTGTACGCCGTCGGCACGCTGCCCGTCAACCTGACCGGCCTGCTGTTCATCGGGCTGGCCGTCGCGCTGTTCATCTTCGATATCACCGCGACACAGCACGGCGCGCTCACGCTGGGCGGCGTCGCCGCGTTCTGCATTGGCGCGCTGATCCTCTTTGAGCCGTCGTATGTGCCGCTGTCGCTTGGGCTCGTTGCCGCGCTGGCGCTGCTCATGGGCAGCCTGTTCCTGTTTGTGTTCGGCAAGGGCTACGCCGTGCGGCGGCTGAAGCCGGTGCTGGGCGCGCAGGCCATGCTCGGCCGGGCGGTGACGGCGCGCACCGACCTGGCGCCCCAGGGCTTCGTGTATGTGGAGGGCGCGCTGTGGGAAGCGACGTCGGAGAGCGGCGCGATCAGCGCGGGCGAACCGGTCGTCATCACGGCCATCCACGGGCTGAAGCTCACGGTGCGATCGAACAAATCCCAAATCCCAAACTCCAATTCCCAATGAGACAACGGACTGTGAAACGGACCAACGGACAACTCAAAGGCATGCTGCGCTGGACGGCATGGCTCGTGCTGGCCGCGCTGCTGGCCTCGTGCGGGTTGATGGAAGACGTGCCGCCGGTGGCGCACGCGGGCAGCGACCAGAGCGTGAAGCTCGGCGCGCCGATCACGCTCGACGCATCGAAGAGCCGCGAGATCGACGGCGGCAGCATCGTCGAGTACCGCTGGGTGGTCACCGGCGTGCCGAAGGGCAAGGAAGATTTCCTGAACCGGGTGCTCTCGACCGGCAAAGATCCGAAGGCGAGCGTGCAACTGCCTTCCGACGATGGCGCGCTCGGCGTCTGGACGATCGAGGTGTTTGTAACGGACGACGGCGGCAACCGCGCCGCCAACGATGTGCGTATTACGCTGGTCAAATAGCATTCCTTTTTCCATTCCGTTTTTTGCAAGGAGAAATGATGGCTGGCACCGAAGAAAGCGGCAAGGCAACCAAGATGGACATGGCCGCGGCCGACGCGGCGCTGCACCAGTTCGCCGATGCGCGCGCGCAGGAACTAGTGGGCGAGGCCGTGCGGTCCGGGGCGGCGTTCACCACCAACCCGGACGCGGCGCTGTTCCAGACTGCGGGCGAAATGAAGCTGGGCGCGGCGCTGAGCGACGAAGTGCGCTTCTCGCTGGGCGGCGCCAACTACATCGCGCAGGGCTTCGGCAAGGGCATCCTGTACGTCGAGGACGGCAACTGGGAGTCGTTCCGCCGTATCGACTGGCCCGCAAAGCCCGCCACCGGCGGAACGCTGGAGGCCGGCAGTTCCGGCGCGAGCGAAGGCGGCAGGTCCGGCTCGTCTTCAATCACCGCGTAGTTTTGAGACAGACTGCGGCGCGGCGCGATTCAATCACGCCGCGCCCACCATTTCAGGAGTTCGACGATGTCCATCATCGAATACATCATCGGGCGCGAAGTGCTCGACTCGCGCGGCAACCCGACCGTCGAGGTTGAAGTCATGCTGGCCGATGGCAGCAGCGGCCGCGCCATCGTGCCATCCGGCGCGTCCACCGGCGCGCACGAGGCGCTGGAACTGCGCGACGGCGACAAGCAGCGCTATCTCGGCAAGGGCACGCAGAAGGCGATCGAGCATGTCAACGGCGAGATCACCGAAGCGATCGAGGGCATGAACGCGCTCGACCAGCAGGATGTCGACGCCGCACTGATCGAACTGGACGGCACGCCGAACAAGAGCCGGCTCGGCGCGAACGCCATGCTCGGCGTGAGCCTGGCGGTGGCGCATGCGGCGGCCGACTTTGGCGGCGAGCCGCTGTACCGCTACCTGGGCGGCATGATGGCGCGCACCCTGCCGGTGCCGATGCTGAACATCCTGAACGGCGGCAAGCACACCGAATGGCAGTCCACCGACTTTCAGGAGTTCATGGTCATGCCGGTCGGCGCGCAGACATTTGCCGACGGTCTGCGCTGCGGCGTCGAGATCTACCACAACCTGGCGAAGGTGCTGCAAAGCCGGGGCTACAAGACCAGCGTGGGCGACGAGGGCGGCTTCGCGCCGGCGCTCAAGGACGACCGCGAGGCGGTCGAGTGCATCCTCGAAGCGATTGAGAAGGCTGGGTACAAAGCGGGCGTCGATGTGATGCTGGCGCTCGATCCGGCGGCCAGCGAGCTGTGGGAAGACGGCAAATACTTCCTGCGCAAGCGCAACCAGCGGCTGTCGTCCGACGAGATGGTCGCGCTGTGGGCCGACTGGGTCAAGCAGTACCCGATCGCGTCGATCGAGGACGGGCTGGCGGAAGACGATTGGGCGGGCTGGCAGGCGATGCGCGCGGCGATGGGCGACCGCGTGCAGTTGGTCGGCGACGACCTGCTGGTCACGAACGTCACGCGGCTGGAGCGGGCGATCAGCGAGCGCGCCTGCAACTCGATCCTGATCAAGCTGAACCAGATCGGCACGCTCAGCGAGACGCTGGCCGCGATGGCGATGGCGGCGCGCGCGGGCTTCACGGCGGTCGTCTCGCACCGCAGCGGCGAGACGGAAGACACCACCATCGCCGACCTGGCCGTGGCGACCAACGCCGGGCAGATCAAGACCGGCGCGCCGGCGCGCAGCGAGCGCGTGGCCAAGTACAACCGGCTGCTGCGCATCGAGGAAGAGCTTGGCGGGTCGGCGGTCTACGCCGGCAGGCAGGCGCTGAGGCTGGCGACTAGCCGCTAGTCACTAGCCGCTAGTCGCTATATTGCACGCCAGCCGGCATCGGCCGGGATGATCGCGCCGTTGATCATCTTCGACTCGTCCGAGGCGAGGAAAACCGCCAGGTTGGCGATATCGGTCGCCTTCAGCATAGCGGGTATGGTCTTGTATACCGGGCCAAGCCGCGCCGAGCCGACCGGGTCCATCTTCGTCGGGTCCACGCTGGCCATGATGCTCGTCTCGACGGCGCCGGCCGCGATCGCGTTGCAGCGGATATGATCGGCCCCGTAGCGCACCGCCGTCTGCTTCGTCAGGCCGATCAGCGCGTGCTTCGAGGCCGTGTACGCCGCACCGGCCGCACCGCCGCCCAATCCGGCGATCGAGGCGGTCATGATGATCGAGCCGCCCCCCTGCTTGATCATAATCGGGATCGCCTTGCGGGACATATACATCGGGCCGTTGAGGTTGATGCCGATCACGCGCTGCCAGATCTCGTCGGTCATCTCGGCGACACCCTGGTTCAAGTCCATGACGCCGGCATTGTTGCACAGCACGTCGATACGTCCGTAGGCCGCCATCGCCTTGTCGATCAGGCTTTCGGCCTCGGCCTGCACCGCCACGTTGATTTTGACGCCGGTGATGCTGCCGCCGGCGGCCTTGACCGCCTCGACGACCTCGGCGAGCGTCTTATCGTTCCACTCGCCGGCCACGATCTTCGCACCCTCTTGCGCGAACAGCAGCGCCATCGCGCGCCCCATGCCTGCGCCGGCGCCGGTGATAATCACAACTTTGTCCTTCAACCGCATAGAGAACCTCCATTAGCGTGAATATGGCCAGGATTGGCCCTGTTCATATTGTGTCCGAAAGGGCCAAACAGGGGCAGGGACAAATGTCCCGTTTGCAGCGGGCGGCCCATAATGGCCGCAGGAAGCACAACAGTCCAAGAAAGCCCTGCGGGCGGGCCGCAGGGCATGGGGTCAGGCGACGATCGGAAGGTCCGGATCGGACTGGAAGCGGGTGCGAGCGCCCGGCGCTTCGCCGGGGCCGTCAGCCAGCGTGCGCAAAGCGCCCAGCAACCGGTCGAGATTGACGTTATGCCGGCCCGCCGCGTCGCCGAGCGTCTGCGCGAG is a window of Chloroflexota bacterium DNA encoding:
- a CDS encoding nodulation protein NfeD → MKRYLRAALAAIVLLLALRQAAAAQGAPRVVAATVDGPIVAVVYDYLNRAIGIAEQDGADAVLVRLNTPGGDVATTERIIQRFGASRVPVIVYVTPRRGAAFSAGTLITLGGHLAAMAPETQIGAAKPISGSGDNLDSDSRDKAVNALRAMVRTLARNRPPGSITWAEQTITQAVAATEEEALKLGVIDLIASDERDLLVRADGRTIVLNGRAVTLHTANASVRNADMTWGESLLYILINPNIAAILLFIAVNGLLIEWQSPGIGFGGIAGAIAFILFLYAVGTLPVNLTGLLFIGLAVALFIFDITATQHGALTLGGVAAFCIGALILFEPSYVPLSLGLVAALALLMGSLFLFVFGKGYAVRRLKPVLGAQAMLGRAVTARTDLAPQGFVYVEGALWEATSESGAISAGEPVVITAIHGLKLTVRSNKSQIPNSNSQ
- the eno gene encoding phosphopyruvate hydratase gives rise to the protein MSIIEYIIGREVLDSRGNPTVEVEVMLADGSSGRAIVPSGASTGAHEALELRDGDKQRYLGKGTQKAIEHVNGEITEAIEGMNALDQQDVDAALIELDGTPNKSRLGANAMLGVSLAVAHAAADFGGEPLYRYLGGMMARTLPVPMLNILNGGKHTEWQSTDFQEFMVMPVGAQTFADGLRCGVEIYHNLAKVLQSRGYKTSVGDEGGFAPALKDDREAVECILEAIEKAGYKAGVDVMLALDPAASELWEDGKYFLRKRNQRLSSDEMVALWADWVKQYPIASIEDGLAEDDWAGWQAMRAAMGDRVQLVGDDLLVTNVTRLERAISERACNSILIKLNQIGTLSETLAAMAMAARAGFTAVVSHRSGETEDTTIADLAVATNAGQIKTGAPARSERVAKYNRLLRIEEELGGSAVYAGRQALRLATSR
- a CDS encoding SDR family oxidoreductase, whose product is MRLKDKVVIITGAGAGMGRAMALLFAQEGAKIVAGEWNDKTLAEVVEAVKAAGGSITGVKINVAVQAEAESLIDKAMAAYGRIDVLCNNAGVMDLNQGVAEMTDEIWQRVIGINLNGPMYMSRKAIPIMIKQGGGSIIMTASIAGLGGGAAGAAYTASKHALIGLTKQTAVRYGADHIRCNAIAAGAVETSIMASVDPTKMDPVGSARLGPVYKTIPAMLKATDIANLAVFLASDESKMINGAIIPADAGWRAI